One Altererythrobacter aquiaggeris DNA segment encodes these proteins:
- a CDS encoding polysaccharide biosynthesis protein, with protein MTIDKLLITGGTGSFGKTMLRDMLARDVAEIRVLSRDEEKQDALRNELRDPRVRFYLGDIRDRESVERAIAGVDCVFHAAALKQVPSCEFFPMEAVRTNIIGSENVVRSAIDAGVRSVVCLSTDKAVFPVNAMGMSKAMMEKVAQAISRSLEPDSPTTVSMVRYGNVMCSRGSAIPLFINQVKSGRPISVTEPEMTRFLMPLRDSVSLVHHAFENAAQGDLFIRKAPASTIADLVTAIKELFDRPDHPVEVIGWRHAEKLYETLASAQELASSDDMGDYYRIRMDTRDLNYQAYFSEGDQKTAQHEDYHSHNTQRLSVEEVKALLLTLEEVRRELDLWQKDKS; from the coding sequence ATGACTATCGACAAACTGCTCATAACGGGGGGCACCGGCTCCTTCGGCAAAACCATGCTGCGCGACATGCTCGCTAGGGATGTAGCCGAGATAAGGGTTCTCAGCCGCGATGAGGAAAAGCAGGACGCGCTGCGCAACGAATTGCGCGATCCGCGAGTGCGGTTCTACCTTGGAGATATCAGGGATCGCGAAAGCGTCGAACGCGCAATCGCCGGTGTCGATTGCGTGTTTCACGCTGCCGCCCTCAAGCAAGTGCCGAGCTGCGAATTCTTTCCGATGGAAGCGGTTCGCACCAATATAATCGGGTCCGAGAATGTTGTCCGCTCTGCTATCGATGCCGGAGTCCGTAGTGTAGTTTGCCTGTCGACCGACAAGGCTGTCTTTCCCGTCAATGCCATGGGTATGTCGAAGGCGATGATGGAAAAAGTGGCACAGGCGATATCGCGGTCGCTCGAACCAGATTCTCCGACCACGGTTTCGATGGTGCGCTATGGCAATGTCATGTGCTCGCGCGGATCGGCGATTCCACTGTTCATAAATCAAGTCAAATCGGGTCGCCCTATCAGCGTAACCGAGCCAGAGATGACGCGCTTCTTGATGCCGCTTCGGGATTCTGTCTCGCTGGTCCATCACGCGTTTGAGAACGCTGCGCAGGGCGATCTGTTTATCCGCAAGGCACCCGCTTCGACGATCGCCGATCTGGTGACAGCGATAAAGGAGCTATTTGATCGCCCCGACCATCCCGTCGAAGTGATCGGGTGGCGTCACGCCGAAAAACTATACGAAACACTCGCCAGCGCTCAGGAACTTGCCAGCAGCGACGACATGGGTGATTATTACCGTATCCGCATGGATACGCGCGATCTCAACTATCAGGCGTATTTCAGCGAGGGAGATCAGAAGACGGCCCAGCATGAGGACTATCATTCGCACAACACCCAGCGGCTTTCGGTTGAAGAGGTGAAGGCGCTGCTTTTGACGCTTGAGGAAGTTCGCCGCGAGTTAGATCTCTGGCAGAAAGACAAATCGTGA